In Prunus dulcis chromosome 1, ALMONDv2, whole genome shotgun sequence, the following are encoded in one genomic region:
- the LOC117616463 gene encoding TATA box-binding protein-associated factor RNA polymerase I subunit B isoform X2, which produces MSNSWICETCGNRELVDGNNGFFYCSQCSSQAQDYKDTGVADEDFYDETGDAQGGLYSARNTRRVNISAVKPELLSQPLDNNPLSQTNMENDNAAADAVGPTEPEDFGFDTVEGYYSEVRLRYVKGVQRMIELQCEALVREFKVNPLICGLSGSIWLRFLAWTRVFQDDWGDRTFDDAEIRQQGEPPEDFKPRSKYRDEPHTREAVLPTDIVKWSVEGKLPYFSAFLEIEKELGRPSRACPISSSLMFRPSESVPVQKLEALAASIAESVGLHLPPVNFFAIASRYLKKLSLPVGKVLPHARRIYEWSMPPDLWLSTNELRLPTRVFVMSILIVAVRVLYNIHGFGEWEKSLSRIHTLSSTSNQMGDLDPTSNSKMRSGTAEDLGSPSHNLDDTDTELVRNLSNAQNSELDAAELLSSLEAKHNEIADTYEYCKDLPTYLQFCKDVVFAGSKSSFKDHKEEELIELLWNFYQSRKDSETAIEQGLLCGETVNQKRLRDSNDISKEKKFSNKCPVSSPYSGDETPFADDQQRSKNGDNSCSSSQNSQNSEVNDAETLKEEAIARMKLDMEEKRFFYIPPRVNLKRFDYLHYVRKKDEGAYTYVAHADYYILLRACARVAEVEIRCMHIAVLSFERRLAWMEERINHCLHLTPPIVSCEYCTGVVPENTNTENDIESIGFPDLNL; this is translated from the exons ATGTCGAATTCGTGGATTTGTGAAACTTGTGGCAACAGGGAGCTGGTAGACGGCAATAATGGCTTCTTCTACTGCAGCCAGTGCAGCTCACAAGCGCAGGACTACAAGGACACTGGAGTGGCCGATGAGGACTTTTACGACGAGACTGGCGATGCACAGGGAGGCCTCTACTCTGCCCGTAACACCCGCCGGGTCAACATCTCCGCCGTCAAACCCGAGCTCCTTTCCCAACCCCTGGATAATAACCCCTTGAGTCAAACCAACATGGAAAATGACAATGCTGCTGCTGATGCCGTGGGACCCACGGAACCCGAGGATTTCGGATTCGACACGGTGGAGGGCTATTACAGTGAGGTTAGGCTTAGGTATGTGAAAGGAGTGCAGCGGATGATTGAGCTCCAATGCGAGGCTTTGGTTAGGGAGTTTAAGGTGAACCCTTTGATTTGTGGGTTGTCTGGGTCCATTTGGCTACGCTTTTTGGCTTGGACTCGTGTTTTTCAGGATGATTGGGGTGACCGGACTTTCGATGACGCTGAGATACGCCAACAAG GGGAACCACCCGAAGATTTTAAGCCACGCTCTAAATACAGAGACGAACCTCACACAAG GGAAGCAGTCCTACCGACAGACATAGTAAAATGGTCAGTTGAAGGAAAGCTCCCATATTTTTCTGCttttcttgaaattgaaaaagaattgGGAAGGCCTTCACGTGCCTGCCCAATAAGTTCAAGCTTAATGTTTAGACCTTCTGAATCTGTGCCAGTGCAAAAGTTGGAAGCACTGGCAGCATCCATTGCTGAGTCCGTAGGCTTGCACTTACCTCCAGTGAATTTTTTTGCTATAGCTTCTCGCTATCTGAAAAAGTTGTCTCTTCCAGTCGGAAAGGTTCTCCCTCACGCACGTCGCATATATGAGTGGTCAATGCCTCCAGATTTATGGTTATCAACAAATGAGTTGAGGCTTCCTACTCGTGTGTTTGTTATGTCAATACTGATTGTAGCAGTAAGAGTTCTTTATAATATTCATGGTTTTGGAGAATGGGAAAAAAGCTTGTCCAGAATTCATACTTTGTCTTCCACATCTAATCAAATGGGAGATCTGGATCCCACATCCAATTCCAAAATGCGGTCTGGTACTGCAGAGGATTTAGGTTCTCCATCCCACAATTTGGATGATACGGATACAGAGCTTGTTAGAAATTTGTCAAATGCTCAGAACTCTGAATTGGACGCTGCAGAACTTCTATCCAGCCTTGAAGCAAAGCATAATGAAATTGCTGATACTTATg AATATTGCAAGGACTTACCAACGTATCTTCAGTTCTGCAAGGATGTAGTCTTTGCTGGATCAAAATCATCATTCAAGGATCACAAGGAAGAAGAGCTAATTGAATTGTTATGGAACTTTTATCAGAGTAGAAAG GATTCTGAAACAGCAATCGAACAAGGATTGCTTTGTGGTGAAACTGTTAACCAGAAAAGATTGAGGGACAGTAATGATATatctaaagaaaaaaagtttagTAATAAATGCCCTGTTTCTAGCCCTTACTCTGGTGATGAAACTCCCTTCGCGGATGACCAACAAAGGAGCAAAAATGGCGATAATTCTTGTAGTAGCTCACAGAATAGTCAGAACTCAGAAGTTAATGACGCAGAAACTCTcaaagaggaagccattgcTCGAATGAAATTAGACATGGAGGAGAAGAGATTCTTTTATATTCCACCGAGGGTCAACCTCAAAAGATTTGATTACCTTCACTATGTAAGGAAGAAGGATGAAGGTGCCTACACTTATGTTGCACATGCTGATTATTACATCTTGCTTCGTGCTTGCGCTAGAGTTGCAGAAGTTGAAATCCGGTGTATGCACATTGCGGTGTTGAGCTTCGAGAGGAGGCTGGCTTGGATGGAAGAGAGAATCAACCACTGCTTGCACTTGACCCCTCCTATTGTCTCATGCGAGTATTGTACTGGTGTGGTCCcagaaaatacaaatacagAAAATGATATTGAATCGATTGGATTTCCAGATTTGAATttatga
- the LOC117616463 gene encoding TATA box-binding protein-associated factor RNA polymerase I subunit B isoform X1, with product MSNSWICETCGNRELVDGNNGFFYCSQCSSQAQDYKDTGVADEDFYDETGDAQGGLYSARNTRRVNISAVKPELLSQPLDNNPLSQTNMENDNAAADAVGPTEPEDFGFDTVEGYYSEVRLRYVKGVQRMIELQCEALVREFKVNPLICGLSGSIWLRFLAWTRVFQDDWGDRTFDDAEIRQQGEPPEDFKPRSKYRDEPHTRFGQRAVMIWFRSLRNTIPLSYTLAISFLACHLSREAVLPTDIVKWSVEGKLPYFSAFLEIEKELGRPSRACPISSSLMFRPSESVPVQKLEALAASIAESVGLHLPPVNFFAIASRYLKKLSLPVGKVLPHARRIYEWSMPPDLWLSTNELRLPTRVFVMSILIVAVRVLYNIHGFGEWEKSLSRIHTLSSTSNQMGDLDPTSNSKMRSGTAEDLGSPSHNLDDTDTELVRNLSNAQNSELDAAELLSSLEAKHNEIADTYEYCKDLPTYLQFCKDVVFAGSKSSFKDHKEEELIELLWNFYQSRKDSETAIEQGLLCGETVNQKRLRDSNDISKEKKFSNKCPVSSPYSGDETPFADDQQRSKNGDNSCSSSQNSQNSEVNDAETLKEEAIARMKLDMEEKRFFYIPPRVNLKRFDYLHYVRKKDEGAYTYVAHADYYILLRACARVAEVEIRCMHIAVLSFERRLAWMEERINHCLHLTPPIVSCEYCTGVVPENTNTENDIESIGFPDLNL from the exons ATGTCGAATTCGTGGATTTGTGAAACTTGTGGCAACAGGGAGCTGGTAGACGGCAATAATGGCTTCTTCTACTGCAGCCAGTGCAGCTCACAAGCGCAGGACTACAAGGACACTGGAGTGGCCGATGAGGACTTTTACGACGAGACTGGCGATGCACAGGGAGGCCTCTACTCTGCCCGTAACACCCGCCGGGTCAACATCTCCGCCGTCAAACCCGAGCTCCTTTCCCAACCCCTGGATAATAACCCCTTGAGTCAAACCAACATGGAAAATGACAATGCTGCTGCTGATGCCGTGGGACCCACGGAACCCGAGGATTTCGGATTCGACACGGTGGAGGGCTATTACAGTGAGGTTAGGCTTAGGTATGTGAAAGGAGTGCAGCGGATGATTGAGCTCCAATGCGAGGCTTTGGTTAGGGAGTTTAAGGTGAACCCTTTGATTTGTGGGTTGTCTGGGTCCATTTGGCTACGCTTTTTGGCTTGGACTCGTGTTTTTCAGGATGATTGGGGTGACCGGACTTTCGATGACGCTGAGATACGCCAACAAG GGGAACCACCCGAAGATTTTAAGCCACGCTCTAAATACAGAGACGAACCTCACACAAGGTTTGGTCAGCGAGCAGTAATGATATGGTTTAGGTCCTTGAGAAACACTATACCATTATCTTATACTTTAGCTATTTCCTTTCTGGCTTGTCATCTTTCCAGGGAAGCAGTCCTACCGACAGACATAGTAAAATGGTCAGTTGAAGGAAAGCTCCCATATTTTTCTGCttttcttgaaattgaaaaagaattgGGAAGGCCTTCACGTGCCTGCCCAATAAGTTCAAGCTTAATGTTTAGACCTTCTGAATCTGTGCCAGTGCAAAAGTTGGAAGCACTGGCAGCATCCATTGCTGAGTCCGTAGGCTTGCACTTACCTCCAGTGAATTTTTTTGCTATAGCTTCTCGCTATCTGAAAAAGTTGTCTCTTCCAGTCGGAAAGGTTCTCCCTCACGCACGTCGCATATATGAGTGGTCAATGCCTCCAGATTTATGGTTATCAACAAATGAGTTGAGGCTTCCTACTCGTGTGTTTGTTATGTCAATACTGATTGTAGCAGTAAGAGTTCTTTATAATATTCATGGTTTTGGAGAATGGGAAAAAAGCTTGTCCAGAATTCATACTTTGTCTTCCACATCTAATCAAATGGGAGATCTGGATCCCACATCCAATTCCAAAATGCGGTCTGGTACTGCAGAGGATTTAGGTTCTCCATCCCACAATTTGGATGATACGGATACAGAGCTTGTTAGAAATTTGTCAAATGCTCAGAACTCTGAATTGGACGCTGCAGAACTTCTATCCAGCCTTGAAGCAAAGCATAATGAAATTGCTGATACTTATg AATATTGCAAGGACTTACCAACGTATCTTCAGTTCTGCAAGGATGTAGTCTTTGCTGGATCAAAATCATCATTCAAGGATCACAAGGAAGAAGAGCTAATTGAATTGTTATGGAACTTTTATCAGAGTAGAAAG GATTCTGAAACAGCAATCGAACAAGGATTGCTTTGTGGTGAAACTGTTAACCAGAAAAGATTGAGGGACAGTAATGATATatctaaagaaaaaaagtttagTAATAAATGCCCTGTTTCTAGCCCTTACTCTGGTGATGAAACTCCCTTCGCGGATGACCAACAAAGGAGCAAAAATGGCGATAATTCTTGTAGTAGCTCACAGAATAGTCAGAACTCAGAAGTTAATGACGCAGAAACTCTcaaagaggaagccattgcTCGAATGAAATTAGACATGGAGGAGAAGAGATTCTTTTATATTCCACCGAGGGTCAACCTCAAAAGATTTGATTACCTTCACTATGTAAGGAAGAAGGATGAAGGTGCCTACACTTATGTTGCACATGCTGATTATTACATCTTGCTTCGTGCTTGCGCTAGAGTTGCAGAAGTTGAAATCCGGTGTATGCACATTGCGGTGTTGAGCTTCGAGAGGAGGCTGGCTTGGATGGAAGAGAGAATCAACCACTGCTTGCACTTGACCCCTCCTATTGTCTCATGCGAGTATTGTACTGGTGTGGTCCcagaaaatacaaatacagAAAATGATATTGAATCGATTGGATTTCCAGATTTGAATttatga
- the LOC117616681 gene encoding uncharacterized protein LOC117616681 produces the protein MSATGSHTNKTSQKKDRPQIIKLNKALELAKKWVNDMTEPAEDEHFEIQSRPARLGLGAKVPRPSKFVPSDDPLERKLHYKLDAGRRAAAKFAEESAAASAASDDDDDEDLDSRTKAFEKKRPAAPVTPSLGGKKRKKVNHNTLVRS, from the exons ATGTCGGCAACGGGTTCTCACACCAACAAGACGTCGCAGAAAAAGGATCGTcctcaaataattaaattgaataaagcTTTGGAACTG GCTAAAAAATGGGTTAATGACATGACTGAACCAGCAGAAGATGAGCATTTTGAAATACAGAGTCGACCTGCTag GCTTGGACTAGGTGCTAAAGTTCCCCGGCCATCCAAATTTGTACCTTCAGATGATCCCCTTGAAAGGAAATTACACTACAAATTGGATGCTGGAAGAAGAGCTGCTGCCAAATTTGCCGAGGAGTCCGCCGCCGCATCCGCTGCTAGCGATGATGACGACGATGAAGATTTAGACAGCAGAACCAAAGCGTTTGAGAAGAAAAGACCTGCAGCTCCGGTGACACCATCGTTAGGgggaaagaaaaggaagaaagttAACCATAACACCCTTGTCAGAAGTTAA